Genomic segment of Candidatus Eisenbacteria bacterium:
ACCGTGATCGAGAGCGCCTGCGTCGCCGTGTCGCTGGCCGCGTCCACCACCCGGACCGTGAACGCCTGCGTCTCCGCCGTCGCCGGCGTCCCGCTGATGAGCCCGCTGCCGCTGTCCAGGCTCAGGCCGGCGGGCAGGCTCCCGACCGTCACCGCCCAACTCCCGTAGGGCGCGGTGCCGCCCGTGGCGGCCAGCGTCTGCGAATACGCCGAGCCCACCGTGCCATTGGGAAGCGTCGTCGTCGTGATCGAGAGCGGGGCAAGGACGACGAGTCCGGCACGGCTTCCAGTCTTCGAGTTTCCATCGCTCGCGATGAGCGTGACCGTTTCCGCGGTCAAGTCTCTCGTCGAGATGCTGACCGCGCCGCCGGTCAGTGACTTGGCGTTGTCGCCGAAGGTCCCATTCCCGTCCGCGTCGAACTCGGCGGCGCCACTGCTCGTCATGGTCACCGACGTGGTGTTGTCGTCGGGGACTGTCTCGTTCAGCAGGTCGCGCGCGGTCACGGTGGTCGTGAAGGGGGTGCCCGTCGTCTGCGGGGAAGCGGCGCTCACATCGTAGTGATCGATCGCCTGTTCTCCCGCGGCGAAGTCGCCGAAAGCAGCAAGGCCGGTTGCGCCGGTGCTGGTGCCCGTCCGCACGCCGGTGGTCGTCGCCACCCACGCCGAACCCGAGTAGCGACGCGCCACGAATCGCGACGGGGTCGCGCCCGCATCCAGGTCCGCGGCGTCGAAATTACAGGTAAGCCCGAAGGTGCCGCCCGTGTATCCCGTCGCGGCGAGGGTCCAGGTGCGATTGGCGGAGTGGTCCGCGCGCAGGCCCGAGGTCGAGATCGCGGCGTGATCGCCCTCGGAAGTCGAGGCCACGAGGTCGAACGCCGTGGCGAAACCGCCTCCCTCACCGGCAACGCTCAGCGGCGTGTAGTGCGAGGCGTCACCGATCTCGAAGGTCGCGCTGGACGCGCCGGCCGCGAGCGACTTGCGCAGCTGCCCGACGACATGGCCGCTCGTGCGGCTGACCGAACCCGTCGCGGCCAGCACGAGCGTGTTCGAACCCGTGGCGACGTTTCCGCCCGAGAGGGTCAGCGTGCCGTTCACCGTCGCATCGGCGGTGAGCACGACCTGCCCCGAAGCCTTGGAGATCTCGAGGCCGCCGAAGGCGTCGCCGCCGCTCGCCAGGTCCTGATCGGCGGTGCCGTTCAACCGCACCGTGCGTCCATTGGGCGTGAACGTTCCGCCGGCATCCACGGACCAGTCGCCGCCCACTTCGAGGTCGCCCGTTCCGGACGCGAGTTCGAGCGTCCCCGCGACGGAGAGCGGCCCCGCCAGCGAGAGTGTGACGCCGGAGGAGACGAGCAGCGATCCGCCGGTCTCGATCTGAAGCTGCGCTCCTGCACCCGAGAGCGTCCAGGACGCCGACTGCGTCATCGCGTGCGCGTTCTGCACGACGAATACGTCGCCCGAAGCGAAGTCCGCGGGCTGGGTTCCTCCGCCAGCACGCACGGAGTTCCAGCTCGTGAGCGCCGTGGCATCGAGGCTGCCCTGCGAGTAGAAAGTGCCCGCGTACGCGCTCGCCGCGAGGAGGACCGGCAGCGCGGCGAGTAAGGCGACACGCCCGATCCGCTCGAGGATGCAGCGCGAGGTGCGGGGACTCATGTTCCCTCCGGGCAACGCGAAGTCGCTCGACGAGCCTGGATGCGGCCGGCGCGAGCACGCAGGGTGACGCGAGGCTTCAGGGAAAGTGTAACAGCCCGGTGCCCGGCGCCGATGCAATTTCTAAAGAAGAGCCCCCGCGCGAACGGGTCACGCGGGGGCTCTCGATTCGACCGGGGTGCGGCTAGTAGAGGCTCTTGATCCGGCCCCAGGAGCTCTGCGCCGCGGGCACCGGATTGATGGACTCGACGAACACGATCGCGTCGTTGAAGTCCCAATCCGTGGTGTTGTTCGGCAGGTCCTCGAAGCACTGCCACCAGCTGCCGAAGTTCACGCCAGTGCCGGCGAACGTCAGCACGTGCGCGAAGCCGGAGTTGCGGGCGTCCTGCGAGTAATAGGTGCCCGTGCCGTTCTGGATGTAGAAGCCGAAGTTGTCCTTATCCACGCCGGCATAGGCGGTCTGGCCCTGATAGACCGCGTTCTGGTCGAACAGGCTCACGACCAGACTGCCACCGAGACCGAAGTGCGCCGTCGCGTACCAGCCCTGCGTGGCCGCACCGGGGAACACCTGGTAGAGCGTCGGCGAGCCGACCGCATTGCCGTTGTAAACGCCGATCGAGTTGCTGTTGGCGAGCCCCGCGATCTCGAGCATCAGCGTCAGCGTCGAGTTGCCCGACACCGTCGTGCTCCACGTCTGAGCGTCGAGCTGGTCGGTGGCGACGTTGATGCTCTCGCCGACCCCGTTGAAGTAGCTCTGGATGGCGCCGTCACCCGGATTCACCGTGACCTGCGGCGAACGAAGCGGGAACGCTGCCTGGGCCGGCGACACCGCGAAGGCGGCGGCGGAAGCGAGCAGGCTGAGGGCGACCAGTGAACGAAGAGTGTGGACGCGAACCAACTTCATGGGTGACCTCCGTTTCACGTCGCTGCTGTGAATGCCACCGCTCTCGCGCTGTTCGCGCGAAGGGCCGTGGCCGTGAGCAAGATGGGGCGCCGGGGGGTGGCGCTTTCTGAAGCCCGCCGTGCCTCCGGCGCGCTTCAGACGCGCTCTACGCGTCCATGAACGAGATTGAAGCCTTGACCTTCCGAGGTCAAGCTCGCTTTGTCCTTCGCGCGATGAATCTGGGATCCACCCGATCTTCGCGCGTTTGACACCGCAAAACATGGGCTCGGCGCACTCATCACGCCCGTTCGCGGAGCGCACCGCGACGAGCCCGGCCATCGCCCGCCTGAGGCCCCGACGAGGCGTCCGTCGGGCCGCGATCGGACCACCCGGCGCCGGCCAGTTCCCTCCCCGGGGCGGCGGAAAAGTGGACGCCCCCGACCCGGCTTCCTCTCCGGTCGCACATGGTGCTCTCTCGGGGCCAGGCCCCGAGGCGAATCCCGCATCCCCCGGGCGCGTGCTGTCGTCCGGCTGGCCCGGCGGCCGCGGGCAAGGCGGGTGGCGGCTAACTCCAAGCCCCCGAAGGCAAAGACGGAGGAACTTCACTCTGAACCGCATGTCCGAGCCGCCGGGCGGGCTTCGGCCTCGATTCTCTTGGCCCGACCGCGGGTCCGGTGGGTCCGAGCCAACACCGCCCAGGCGGGAAGGCCTGCGTCTTGCAAGGGCGGCCGGCTGCGCGACCTCAAGTCCGCCGTCCTCCTGCCCGGGAGGCGGCCCTGCACCGACCCTGCGAGCGGCCCGACGGCGATTCCGCCGGCCAACCACTCGCCCACCCTGCAAGGAGCGAACGATGGCCCCGCTGCTCAAGAGCCTGCTCGGAAACGGCTCGAAGGACCGCGAACTCACCGACGAGATGCGAGCCATCCTGCAGGAGATGCAGCAGGAACGCGTGCGCTACGAGGCCCTCCTGACGAGCATTCGCACCTCCTCGGACCATCTTCAGACGCTCGGCGAGCCGGTCGCGAAGGTCGGGGCCGACGTGGAATCCGCGGCCGCCCGGATCGCGGACCTCGAGCAGCGCTTCGGCGCCATGGTGCAGCTGGTTCCCAAGTTCGAATCCATGCACGAGCGCGCCGAGAGCCTCGTCGAGGGCACGCTGCGCGCCGAGACCCAGATCGTGCAGGCGCTCGGGGACGCGCAGAAGATCCGCGAGAGCTTCGACGAGATGAGCGCGAAGATCGAGAAGGCCGACTCGCTCAAGGACCAGCTGGTCGGCTTCCTCGAGATCGAGAAGCCCTTCCAGCAGGTCCGCGACGAAGTGGGCTCGCTGCGCAACCAGGTCGAGGGCACGGGCGACCATCTCTCCAAGCTTCGCGAGCAGCACGACCGGCTGCTCGACGCTCACAAGCTCGCGACGACCAAGATGGAAGCGCTCGACCGCCGTCGCGAGGAGCTGAGCCGCGACATGCAGGACAAGGAGCGACGCGTCGCCAGCGTATCGCAGGCCGTGCGCGGGCTCGACGGCGTTCAGCACACCGTGGACGACCTCAAGCGCCAGATGGGCACGCTCAAGGCGCTGGGCGACTTCGTGGCGCAGAAGGGCGCGGCGCTCGAGACGCAGCGCGAAGCGGTCGAAGCGGCCCTCGCCCGCGCCGAGAACCTCGATCGCGCCATGCGCCAGGTGGACGCGGGCATCCGCCAGCTCCAGTCGAACGAGTCGGCGCTCGCCGGGCTGCAGGACCAGGTGGCTTCGCTGCAGAACCTGCACGAGTCGGTCATCGAGCGCTCGCACGAGATCACGCAGCTGCAGCGGGACACGGACGAGCAGGCGCGCGAGATGCGCATTGACCTGGCGGCCGCGCAGGACGAGCTCAAGAAGGCCGTCGAGCAGTTCGAGTTCGAGAGCCGCGGCCTCGAATCGGTGAGCCAGCGGGTCACGGACGTGCGCGGCTCCCTGACGGACTTCGAGAACCGCTTCAAGGGCCTCACCGAGTCGAGCGAAACCGTCGCGAGCCTGGTCGCGAAGTCCGAGGGCATCGCCGGCCAGCTTCGTTCGCTGTCGGCCGAGGTCGAGGTGGTGAACACCGAGGCCGCGAAGCTGGAGTCCATCCGTCGCGGGATCGAGGAGCTCTCCCGCGTCGCCAGCGACTCCGGCGCCCGCGTGGCGCGCATCGAGGAAGCCCGGCCGGCGGTCGAGGCCGCCCTGCGTGACTTCGAGCAGCTTCGCGGAGCGCACGCGCTGGTCCGGGATTCGCTCGAGCAGACGCAGCTCGCGCACGCCGAACTCACGCGCACGCGTGACGCGCAGCACGAGACGAAGGACTGGCTCGCCACCGTCGAGCGGTCGGTCGCCGCGGTGCGCGCGCAGGTGGACGAGCTGCAGGCGCTGCGGCCGGTCGTGGACCAGGCGCAGACTCAGACGCGCCACATCGCCGATGCGCTCGACATGATCGAGTCGCGCCGCGAGTCCGTCGAGGACGTGCAACGCCGCCTCACCAATCTCGGCACTCAGGCGGGCAACATGGACGAGCGTGGCCGGCAGCTGCTCGAGCGCATGCAGGCGGCGGAGCAGCGATTCGCCGGCCTGTCGGAGAAGGCCGACGAGGCGGCGCGCATCGCGGAGGTGGTCGCGGCGACGTCCGCCAACCTCTCGGCGGCCGAGCGCAACGCCGACGAGGCGCGCAGGCAGGTCGCGGCCGTCGAGGCACGCGTGCAGTCGGTCGAGGCGCTCGCCGAACGCACGCAGACGCTCAAGAAGGAGCTGGAGCAGCGCCACCAGGCGCTCGACGCGGCGAAGAAGGACCTGCAGAAGGCCTCCGGCCTGCGCCAGCAGGCTGCCGAGTCGGCGCAGCACCTCGACGAACTCGCCGGCAGCCTCGGCGCGGCGCTTTCGGCGGCCGAGGAGCGGGCGGCCCGGCTGGCCGAACTGGCGTCCGGGCTCGAGCACCGCGCGAGCGACCTGCAGCCGGTCGAACGCCGGCTCGACCGGTTCGAGGAGCGCATGGCGAAGTGGGACCTCGTCGAGCAGAGCGTCGCGCGCTCGCTGGAGCAGCTGTCGGCCCGGCAGGGCACGGTGGATGCCCTGCAGGCGGACCTGGACCGCATGTTCGCGATGGTCGAGAAAACCGCCTCGGAGGTGCGCGCCATTTCCTCGTCGCAGCGCGAGGCCGAGGACGGCCGCAAGCTGCTCGAGGACGTGATGTCGCGCCTGCGGGACGTGCGCGACATGTCGAGCGCGATCGACGAACGCAAGCGCCAGATGACCAAGGCCGAGGAACGGCTCGCCCGCGCCGAAGCCCTGCTGGTGGACGTGCACTCGAGTCTCGAGGCCCTGCAGGGTCAGAAGGTCATCGTGGATCAGGCCGTCGAGAAGGCGGGCTCGCTCAAGATGCTCGTCAAGCAGGCCGAGAGCATCGTCGAGAACCTGCGCGAGGAGCGCGAGGTGGTCAGCCGGATGCGGGTCGCCGTCGGCACCGCCCGCGAGGAGGACGACGACCTCGACGAGGAGGACGACGAGGAGCCGTACGCGAAGGCCGCCTGACGGAGCGGGCGGGCCGCAAGCACGACGGCGCGGAACCCTTCGGGGTTCCGCGCCGTTCCCGTTTCACCTCCGGCCCGATCAGCGCGAGCGGGCGGTGGACTCCGTGACCTTCGCCGACTGCGACTTCGGCGCCGGCTCCGCGGCCGCGGAAGCCGCCGCGGCCGACCTGCCGTTCGCGCCGTTGGCCGGAGCCGGGACGCTGTCGTCCTCCTCGAGGTAGGTGTATCCCGCGAGGCCCTCGTCGTAGCGCTTCATGAGCAGCGCGGACTCCTCGAACGTCAGCAGGCCCCGGCGCAGCGCCTCTTCGTTGGCCTGCCGCAGGCGCTGGACGAGGCTCTGCTTGGAGTACTGCACGTAGCCGAGCACCTCGGTGACCGAGTCGCCCTCGACCACCTCGACGACGCGGTAGCCGTTTTCGTCGAGCGCGATGTGCACGGCGTTCGTGTCGCCGAACAGGTTGTGCAGATCGCCCAGGATCTCCTGGTAGGCGCCGACGAGGAACACGCCCAGGTAGTACGGCGGGCCCTCGAAGGTGTGCAGCTCGAGCCAGTTCTTCACGTCCCGCAGATCAATGAACTGGTCCATTTTGCCGTCCGAGTCGCAGGTCAGGTCGGCGATCACCCCGCGTCGGGTCGGGCGCTCGTTCAGCCGGTGGATCGGCACGACCGGAAACAGCTGCTTGACCGCCCAGTGGTCGGGGGCCGACTGGAACAGCGAGAAGTTGCCGTAGTAGGTGTCGGCCAGTCCCTTCTCGAGGCCGTCGAGGTCGTCCGGCACGTAGTCGAGCTCGCGGATGATCTTCAGGATCGCCTCGCAGCAGCCCCAGAAGAGCTGCTCCACGCGCGCCCTTCCGCCCAGGTCGAGCAGGCCGAGGTTGAAGAGGTTGGTCGCCTCCTCCTTGGCCTGCAGCGCGTCGTGGTACGCCTCCTGGAAGTTCTTGCGCGAGACGCCGCGCCACGTCTCGATGATCTGGCGGATCACCGGCGGGTCGTCCTTGCTCACGGGCGGCGGCGTCTGTCCGACCACGACCTCGTTGACGTCGAGCACGTTGAACACCAGCACCGAGTGGTGCGCCACCAGCGCGCGGCCCGACTCCGTGACGAGGTCCGGGTGCGGCACGCCGGCGGTCTCGCAGGCATCCTGGATGGCCGCGACGACGTCGTTGGCGTACTCCTGCATCGTGTAGTTCGTGGACGAATGCCAGTTGGTGGAGGAGCCGTCGTAGTCCACGCCCAGGCCGCCGCCGGCGTCGAGGAACTTGAGCCCGGCGCCCGCCTTCGCCAGCTCGACGTACACGCGCGAAGCCTCGGTCATCGCGTCCTTGATGGCGCGGACGCTCGAGATCTGCGAGCCGATGTGGAAGTGCACCAGTTCGAGGCAGTCCAGCATCTGCGCCTCGCGGAGCTTGTCCACCAGCATCATGATCTCGGTCGCGGTCAGCCCGAACTTGGAGCGGTCCCCGGTGGACTCCATCCACTTGCCCGCGCCCTTGGTCGTCAGCTTGGCGCGCACGCCGATGTGCGGGCGGATGCCGAGCCGCCGCGCCACGCCCAGCAGCAGGTCCAGCTCGCGGTAGCGGTCGATCACGACGATCGGGTAGCGCCCGATCTTCTGCGCGAGCAGCGCCGTCTCCATGTACTCGACGTCCTTGTACCCGTTCAGGATCAGCAGGCCGTCGGCGGCGCTGTCGAGCAGCGCGAGGCCGGCCAGCAGTTCGGGCTTGGAGCCCGCCTCGAGCCCCAGGCCGAGCGGGCCGCCGCAGCGGACCAGTTCCTCGACCACCTGGTGCTGCTGGTTGACCTTGATCGGGAACACGCCGCGGTAGCGCCCGCGGTAGCCGTATTCGCGGATGGCGTTGTCGAAACAGCCGAAGAGGTGCTTCACCTGGCTGTGGAGGATGTCGGAGAAGCGCATGAGCAGCGGCATGCCCAGGCCGCGGCGCTGCAGGTCCTCGGCGAGTTCGAACAGGTCCACGCTTCCGCCGTCCGGGCCCGCGGGCGTGACTTCGATGTGGCCCGCGTCGTTGACGCGGAAGTAGCCGCTCGACCAGCCGCTCACGTTGTAGAGCGACGTGGAATCCTTCGTGGTCCAGGCGCGGATTTCCTTCAAGTCCTTCGACCTCCGGTTCGTGTGCGATGGCCGTGCGGCGGGCGGGTCCGACTCCGACCTTTCGTCGCGCAGGTTATCGGACGAACGGCTCGCAATGCGAGCCCGCAGTTGCCCGCGGAGCGGATTCTCCGGCGCCGCCGGCTTCCGCCGGGCCCGGTGACGACCGGAGAGCGGACGTGGCATCATGGCAGCGTTCCTTCGCTCGCGTTCGCCACCGCCGCGCACATCGGAGATTCGCATGACCGAGAAGGCCGAAGCCGCCGCCCCCGATCCCGCCCGGAACACGCCCGAACCCGCGGATCGCCTGGTCGTGACGCAGCACACGGCGCGCGTCGGCGGACGCGAGCTCGCCTACACCGCGACCGCCGGCACGATCGTGCTGCGCGAGGAGAGCGAAAAGAAGGGCGAGCAGGAAGGCGTCTCCGAGGGCGAGAAGGCCCGCGCGAGCGTGTTCTTCGTCGCCTACACGCTGCGCGACGCGCCCGAGCCCGGGAAGCGGCCGGTGACCTTCGCCTTCAACGGCGGGCCCGGCTCCTCCTCGGTCTGGCTGCACCTGGGCGCGCTCGGTCCCCGGCGGGTGGTCATGGAGGACGCCGGACGCTCGACCCGGCCCC
This window contains:
- a CDS encoding putative Ig domain-containing protein, which codes for MSPRTSRCILERIGRVALLAALPVLLAASAYAGTFYSQGSLDATALTSWNSVRAGGGTQPADFASGDVFVVQNAHAMTQSASWTLSGAGAQLQIETGGSLLVSSGVTLSLAGPLSVAGTLELASGTGDLEVGGDWSVDAGGTFTPNGRTVRLNGTADQDLASGGDAFGGLEISKASGQVVLTADATVNGTLTLSGGNVATGSNTLVLAATGSVSRTSGHVVGQLRKSLAAGASSATFEIGDASHYTPLSVAGEGGGFATAFDLVASTSEGDHAAISTSGLRADHSANRTWTLAATGYTGGTFGLTCNFDAADLDAGATPSRFVARRYSGSAWVATTTGVRTGTSTGATGLAAFGDFAAGEQAIDHYDVSAASPQTTGTPFTTTVTARDLLNETVPDDNTTSVTMTSSGAAEFDADGNGTFGDNAKSLTGGAVSISTRDLTAETVTLIASDGNSKTGSRAGLVVLAPLSITTTTLPNGTVGSAYSQTLAATGGTAPYGSWAVTVGSLPAGLSLDSGSGLISGTPATAETQAFTVRVVDAASDTATQALSITV
- the speA gene encoding biosynthetic arginine decarboxylase, with the protein product MRAWTTKDSTSLYNVSGWSSGYFRVNDAGHIEVTPAGPDGGSVDLFELAEDLQRRGLGMPLLMRFSDILHSQVKHLFGCFDNAIREYGYRGRYRGVFPIKVNQQHQVVEELVRCGGPLGLGLEAGSKPELLAGLALLDSAADGLLILNGYKDVEYMETALLAQKIGRYPIVVIDRYRELDLLLGVARRLGIRPHIGVRAKLTTKGAGKWMESTGDRSKFGLTATEIMMLVDKLREAQMLDCLELVHFHIGSQISSVRAIKDAMTEASRVYVELAKAGAGLKFLDAGGGLGVDYDGSSTNWHSSTNYTMQEYANDVVAAIQDACETAGVPHPDLVTESGRALVAHHSVLVFNVLDVNEVVVGQTPPPVSKDDPPVIRQIIETWRGVSRKNFQEAYHDALQAKEEATNLFNLGLLDLGGRARVEQLFWGCCEAILKIIRELDYVPDDLDGLEKGLADTYYGNFSLFQSAPDHWAVKQLFPVVPIHRLNERPTRRGVIADLTCDSDGKMDQFIDLRDVKNWLELHTFEGPPYYLGVFLVGAYQEILGDLHNLFGDTNAVHIALDENGYRVVEVVEGDSVTEVLGYVQYSKQSLVQRLRQANEEALRRGLLTFEESALLMKRYDEGLAGYTYLEEDDSVPAPANGANGRSAAAASAAAEPAPKSQSAKVTESTARSR